From Methanobacterium congolense, one genomic window encodes:
- the rnhB gene encoding ribonuclease HII: MKVAGIDEAGRGSVIGPLVVCGVAVEEEREKYLERLKLRDSKKLSPKRRIILARKIRKIAEFCPVKITAQDIDLLRSKDVNLNEIEKIAIKKIIGELEPDKVIIDSMDVKPERLKSEVEGYRENLEVVSEHKADDKYTLVSAASIVAKVERDKAIANLRKEFPNIGSGYPSDPTTIAFLKEIPYDEMPDFVRRSWSTVSKMKK; encoded by the coding sequence ATGAAGGTAGCAGGAATAGATGAAGCAGGAAGGGGATCTGTAATTGGCCCCTTGGTTGTGTGTGGAGTGGCAGTAGAAGAGGAAAGGGAAAAATACCTGGAAAGACTCAAATTGAGGGATTCTAAAAAGTTATCTCCAAAGCGAAGAATCATACTTGCAAGGAAAATACGTAAAATTGCAGAATTTTGTCCTGTTAAAATAACTGCCCAGGATATAGATCTTCTTAGATCAAAGGATGTTAACCTTAACGAGATTGAAAAGATAGCCATAAAAAAGATCATAGGCGAGTTAGAACCAGATAAAGTCATAATCGACTCCATGGATGTAAAGCCTGAGAGGCTGAAGTCTGAGGTTGAAGGTTACAGGGAGAACCTTGAGGTTGTTTCAGAACACAAGGCCGATGATAAGTACACCCTTGTTTCAGCAGCATCAATAGTTGCGAAGGTTGAAAGGGATAAAGCAATAGCCAACCTTAGAAAGGAGTTTCCAAATATTGGATCAGGTTATCCCAGTGATCCCACAACCATTGCATTTCTCAAAGAAATACCCTACGATGAAATGCCAGATTTTGTGAGAAGATCCTGGTCAACCGTGTCAAAAATGAAGAAATGA
- a CDS encoding MotA/TolQ/ExbB proton channel family protein, with translation MIYEFFTSGFTTIMEMFKSGGFITYLITIIGLYGVIYSFEKIYYLRKISKVDLPQIMRVVNDAMENGGSLEALRSIGKYQNPLSKIISEALKIGYRSKSEVEDAMERVFIVEMGRMTKGLDSIRTIIEIAPLLGLIGTVLGMWYTFKALGVNANATAMAEGIYVALITTIAGLAVAIITLPLYSYINGKIEDELDKIEIAKKMTNWRTAEMKINVDSGIDDAVQALKESNGVVEVRKLLDSEANIWISINPNMLEKSINNIIREKCNCNVKIVTSKLRQ, from the coding sequence ATGATATACGAATTCTTTACCAGCGGATTCACAACCATAATGGAAATGTTCAAAAGTGGAGGATTTATAACCTACCTAATCACCATAATCGGATTATACGGCGTTATATATTCATTCGAGAAGATATATTACCTGCGTAAGATATCCAAGGTGGATCTACCGCAGATAATGAGAGTTGTGAATGATGCAATGGAGAATGGAGGTTCACTGGAGGCTTTACGCTCAATAGGAAAGTATCAAAATCCCCTCTCAAAGATCATCTCAGAAGCCCTTAAGATCGGCTACAGGAGCAAGAGTGAGGTCGAAGATGCAATGGAAAGAGTTTTCATCGTTGAAATGGGAAGGATGACCAAAGGACTTGACAGCATCCGAACCATAATCGAAATTGCACCCCTCCTTGGACTTATAGGAACTGTTCTGGGTATGTGGTACACCTTCAAAGCATTGGGAGTTAATGCCAACGCCACAGCAATGGCTGAGGGCATATATGTAGCCCTCATAACAACCATAGCAGGTCTGGCAGTTGCAATAATCACATTACCCCTTTACTCCTACATCAACGGTAAGATAGAGGATGAACTGGATAAAATCGAGATAGCCAAGAAGATGACCAACTGGCGAACTGCAGAGATGAAGATAAATGTGGATTCAGGGATCGATGATGCTGTTCAGGCACTCAAGGAATCCAATGGTGTGGTTGAAGTCAGAAAACTCCTGGATTCAGAGGCAAATATCTGGATCTCCATAAACCCCAACATGCTTGAAAAGAGCATAAACAACATCATAAGGGAAAAATGCAACTGCAACGTGAAAATCGTGACAAGCAAACTGAGACAGTGA
- a CDS encoding rod shape-determining protein: MFNLFGKKEETGEIKKKALTSTLGIDLGTLNTVVAKPSGDKFDLYKIPSVVAVKKEEPSYVLAVGEEAKAMLGRTPEDIIAVRPLRKGVIESIAQAEALLVYAMDKGSGESMDSIDRIVVGIPGDASEVEKRAVEDIGKKAGANYVLVISEGLSAAIGAGLPIAEASGTMVIDLGAGSSDIVVISLGGITDIETIRNGGDDIDNNIVDRVKELFNVEIGIHEAENAKIEVGLVHSSADMENLTTSAIGKCMETNKPKKVEIDSKLVADAAEPIVVNLIKALAVVLERMSPELISGVYNKTVVVGGTSQLRGLKDRIYEEVGVPVEISDDPMTVVAKGAAIVAAEPRALEPEVRLKAMK, from the coding sequence ATGTTCAATTTATTTGGAAAAAAGGAAGAAACTGGAGAAATAAAGAAAAAAGCATTAACAAGTACTTTAGGAATTGATTTAGGAACCCTGAATACTGTGGTTGCAAAACCATCTGGAGACAAATTCGATTTATACAAAATACCCTCAGTGGTAGCTGTTAAAAAGGAAGAACCATCATATGTACTTGCAGTTGGTGAAGAAGCTAAAGCAATGCTCGGAAGAACACCTGAAGATATCATAGCTGTAAGGCCACTCAGAAAGGGAGTTATAGAAAGTATAGCCCAGGCAGAAGCTCTTCTAGTCTATGCAATGGACAAGGGCTCCGGAGAATCCATGGACTCAATAGACAGGATCGTTGTTGGAATTCCTGGAGATGCATCAGAAGTTGAAAAACGCGCAGTTGAGGATATCGGTAAAAAAGCAGGCGCAAACTACGTTCTTGTAATAAGTGAAGGACTTTCAGCAGCAATAGGTGCAGGTCTTCCAATAGCAGAGGCATCAGGTACCATGGTCATAGACCTTGGAGCAGGTTCCAGTGACATCGTTGTGATCTCCCTTGGTGGAATCACAGACATCGAAACCATAAGAAACGGTGGAGATGACATAGACAACAACATAGTTGACAGGGTAAAGGAACTTTTCAACGTTGAAATAGGCATTCACGAAGCTGAAAACGCTAAGATAGAAGTTGGACTGGTTCATTCAAGTGCAGACATGGAGAACCTTACCACATCAGCCATTGGAAAATGCATGGAAACCAACAAGCCTAAAAAGGTTGAAATAGATTCAAAACTTGTTGCAGATGCTGCAGAACCAATAGTTGTGAATTTAATCAAAGCATTAGCAGTGGTACTTGAAAGAATGTCCCCTGAACTCATATCCGGGGTTTACAACAAAACAGTTGTTGTTGGTGGAACATCACAGCTTAGAGGCTTAAAAGACAGGATATATGAGGAAGTTGGAGTTCCTGTAGAAATATCAGACGACCCAATGACTGTTGTTGCTAAAGGTGCTGCAATAGTAGCTGCAGAACCAAGGGCACTCGAACCTGAAGTCCGTTTAAAAGCTATGAAATAA
- a CDS encoding IMP cyclohydrolase yields the protein MYLGRIVAVGSTKNGKFAAYRVSSRSFPNRMAKTFEKRVSIVPTEGNEKDVFQNPYIAYNCVRIVGDVAVVTNGSHTDVIAEKIASGMNVRDSIALSLIAMDYEKDDYNTPRIACAVSPEEGSYIGIVTHDDVIVEKVPEGKSVYISTYEQTRPAYVDFEAENAEDAAQFIMDGGKFAEFTNPVTSAAVFIKDGKWNIGSV from the coding sequence ATGTACCTTGGAAGAATAGTTGCAGTTGGAAGTACAAAAAATGGAAAATTCGCAGCATACAGAGTTTCAAGCCGTTCCTTCCCAAACAGAATGGCAAAAACCTTTGAAAAAAGGGTTTCAATAGTTCCCACAGAGGGAAATGAGAAGGACGTATTCCAAAATCCTTACATAGCCTACAACTGTGTCAGGATAGTTGGAGACGTTGCAGTGGTTACCAATGGTTCTCACACAGATGTTATAGCAGAAAAGATAGCATCTGGAATGAACGTGAGGGATTCTATTGCCTTATCACTCATTGCAATGGATTACGAGAAGGACGATTACAACACTCCAAGGATAGCATGTGCAGTGTCTCCAGAGGAGGGTTCCTACATCGGAATAGTGACCCATGACGATGTTATCGTTGAAAAGGTTCCAGAGGGAAAATCAGTTTACATATCCACCTACGAACAGACCCGCCCGGCATACGTTGACTTTGAAGCAGAAAATGCAGAGGATGCAGCCCAGTTCATAATGGATGGAGGCAAATTTGCAGAGTTCACAAACCCTGTGACATCAGCTGCAGTTTTCATAAAGGATGGGAAATGGAACATAGGTTCTGTATAA
- the cofD gene encoding 2-phospho-L-lactate transferase codes for MITILSGGTGTPKLIQGITQILNPEEINVIVNTLENSYFSGVYVAADIDTVMYTLAGLINEETWYGIEGDTFITHETLKEIKCPETLRIGDRDRATKIQKTLLMEKYPLSTAVDIQRTAMGIESRIIPMSNQDSHINIVTDEGDMEFHEFLIERSGKPEVLDIQYNTVEPSPGLIEAIEEADTVVIGPSNPVTSIGPIISMDGVVDALKKAHVTAVSPIIGGSPVSGPAAKFMGALGYEVSCYGVASLYCDFLDRFIIDVEDVNYKEEIERLISDVVVTKTNMRNIGDKVMLARSILGEIL; via the coding sequence ATGATAACCATACTTTCCGGTGGAACAGGGACCCCTAAGCTCATACAGGGCATTACACAGATTTTGAACCCTGAAGAGATTAACGTAATTGTTAACACCCTTGAAAACTCCTATTTTTCAGGCGTTTATGTTGCAGCAGACATAGACACCGTGATGTACACCCTTGCAGGTCTTATAAATGAAGAGACCTGGTATGGAATTGAAGGTGATACATTTATTACACATGAAACTTTAAAGGAGATCAAATGTCCTGAAACCCTCAGAATCGGTGACAGAGACAGGGCAACAAAGATACAAAAAACACTTCTCATGGAAAAGTATCCACTTTCAACAGCGGTTGACATTCAGAGAACTGCCATGGGCATTGAATCCCGTATCATACCAATGAGCAACCAGGATTCACATATAAACATCGTAACAGATGAGGGAGATATGGAATTTCATGAATTCCTCATTGAGAGATCCGGGAAACCAGAAGTTCTTGATATCCAGTACAACACTGTTGAACCATCACCTGGACTCATCGAGGCCATTGAAGAGGCAGATACAGTTGTCATAGGACCTTCAAATCCAGTTACATCCATAGGACCCATAATTTCAATGGATGGTGTTGTTGATGCACTTAAAAAGGCACATGTTACTGCAGTTTCTCCAATAATTGGAGGTTCTCCGGTAAGTGGTCCTGCAGCGAAGTTCATGGGTGCACTTGGATATGAGGTTTCATGTTACGGTGTCGCTTCTCTTTACTGCGACTTTTTAGACAGATTTATTATTGATGTTGAAGATGTTAATTACAAGGAAGAAATAGAAAGACTAATATCAGATGTTGTTGTAACAAAAACAAACATGAGAAACATCGGGGATAAAGTGATGTTAGCCAGAAGTATTTTGGGTGAAATTTTATGA
- a CDS encoding MJ0144 family RNA dihydrouridine synthase-like protein: MAGISHGRFCRKMSSYGFDMLTLGGYSADDISAEAGRKILQRGRPEFDFEPSQLPSHIEEEVKVIRDGNPWDGLVSVNLRAVSPEPLIPISKLDCVDVVEINAHCRQPELVESGCGQSLLRNPERLHEFISHVVKKGRSKVSVKVRANVPGVDDLEIARAIEDSGADYLHIDAMKPGYNTADYELVHSIRNATDIFIIGNNSIVDMESARNMRAAGADGISIARAAMSGILKFDLKDL; the protein is encoded by the coding sequence ATGGCAGGTATAAGTCATGGCAGATTCTGCAGAAAGATGTCTTCCTACGGCTTTGACATGCTCACCCTTGGAGGTTACAGTGCAGATGATATTTCTGCAGAGGCAGGGCGTAAAATACTCCAGAGGGGCAGGCCAGAATTTGATTTTGAGCCATCCCAACTTCCATCCCACATCGAGGAAGAGGTTAAGGTTATCAGAGATGGGAATCCATGGGATGGTCTTGTGTCAGTTAACCTCAGGGCAGTTTCTCCAGAACCACTGATCCCCATATCAAAACTGGACTGTGTGGACGTTGTTGAGATCAACGCACACTGCAGACAGCCAGAGCTTGTTGAATCAGGCTGCGGTCAGAGCTTACTAAGGAATCCAGAAAGACTTCATGAGTTCATATCCCATGTTGTGAAGAAGGGCAGGAGCAAAGTTTCTGTTAAGGTACGGGCAAACGTGCCTGGTGTTGATGATCTGGAGATCGCACGTGCCATTGAAGATTCAGGTGCAGATTACCTCCACATCGATGCAATGAAACCAGGATACAACACTGCAGACTACGAGTTGGTACATTCCATCAGGAATGCAACTGACATATTCATCATAGGTAACAATTCAATCGTTGATATGGAGTCTGCAAGGAATATGCGGGCTGCAGGTGCAGATGGAATATCCATTGCAAGGGCTGCAATGTCTGGAATTCTAAAATTCGATCTGAAGGATTTGTAG
- a CDS encoding coenzyme F420-0:L-glutamate ligase gives MELNLIGIPGIPIVKEGNNIADIILDALDAENLEINDGDVLVVAETIVSKSEGNIIDLKSLKPSELALELSEKTGKTPEIAEAIISESNEIIKVGPDFIISETKHGFVCANAGIDESNVDEGLATPMPADPDVSARKVREKIEKMTGCKVAVIISDTQGRAFREGAIGTAIGISGMFPLWDRRGEKDLYGRELETTSVAVADELAAAASILMGQADEGIPVVLIRGVDYFKTLKTDSANVKPLIRPKKYDVFR, from the coding sequence ATGGAATTGAATCTCATAGGAATACCAGGCATACCCATTGTAAAGGAAGGAAACAACATTGCAGATATCATATTGGATGCTTTGGATGCAGAAAATCTTGAAATAAATGATGGTGACGTTCTGGTTGTAGCAGAGACCATAGTATCAAAATCTGAAGGAAACATAATCGATCTCAAAAGTTTAAAGCCAAGTGAACTTGCACTTGAACTTTCAGAGAAAACTGGGAAAACTCCTGAGATTGCAGAGGCGATAATCAGTGAATCAAATGAGATCATCAAAGTTGGTCCTGATTTCATAATATCCGAGACTAAACATGGATTTGTGTGTGCCAATGCAGGGATAGATGAATCAAATGTTGATGAGGGGCTTGCAACACCAATGCCTGCAGATCCAGATGTGAGTGCCCGGAAAGTGCGGGAGAAAATTGAAAAAATGACAGGATGCAAGGTTGCAGTTATAATCTCAGACACCCAGGGAAGGGCTTTCCGTGAAGGGGCCATTGGAACAGCAATTGGAATTTCCGGTATGTTCCCACTCTGGGACAGACGTGGAGAGAAGGATCTCTACGGTAGAGAACTTGAAACCACAAGTGTAGCTGTTGCAGATGAACTTGCAGCTGCAGCTTCAATATTAATGGGACAGGCAGATGAGGGAATTCCTGTGGTCCTAATAAGGGGTGTTGATTACTTCAAAACATTGAAAACTGATTCTGCAAATGTAAAACCGCTCATAAGACCTAAGAAGTATGATGTTTTCAGATGA
- a CDS encoding biopolymer transporter ExbD has translation MTLDTQRYRNKMRQKQARVNLVPLIDVIFTILIFLMVTSSFQAVDTGSVSGKPQVSQTDGTSQYYLIPVTGLKNVTVNGVDMSKDIKNDAIAVHRDVIDYGEIIIKAKEGTIIITSPSNIPPDKAVSIPQS, from the coding sequence ATGACCCTTGACACCCAAAGATACCGGAACAAAATGCGGCAGAAACAGGCAAGAGTTAATCTAGTTCCACTTATAGATGTTATCTTCACCATCCTCATATTTTTGATGGTTACAAGCAGTTTCCAGGCTGTAGATACGGGTTCAGTTTCAGGTAAGCCTCAGGTAAGTCAGACAGACGGAACATCTCAATATTATTTGATACCTGTCACGGGTCTTAAAAATGTTACAGTCAACGGTGTGGACATGTCAAAGGACATAAAAAACGATGCCATTGCTGTTCATAGAGATGTCATAGATTACGGGGAGATAATAATAAAAGCCAAGGAAGGAACCATAATAATCACATCCCCCTCAAACATACCCCCTGATAAAGCTGTGAGCATCCCTCAATCATGA
- a CDS encoding GTP cyclohydrolase III has product MIQMTLIQIDNYGPWTVTPTPRAEADLQILQSELYADLQRQFAAKGGLVFFTRFDNMLAVTNGVDIEDHRRIQKSIGNRYPITVSMGVAAAETPYDAQSKATAALQNYGGAQSEERKEILAIDSLAKKEESFVQIAHIDINGITDTLTDIIPAYDTNFIVNRVQHFLMKKLIEKGSLLFFIGGDNFMSPCNGLTPEGLLKIIEEIEDEINITLKAGVGKAPSAEKAANLADLGLEEIRGGFTYNLVHVMKDTQG; this is encoded by the coding sequence ATGATTCAAATGACTTTAATTCAGATTGATAACTACGGCCCATGGACCGTAACTCCTACACCAAGGGCAGAAGCAGATCTTCAGATACTGCAATCAGAGCTATATGCAGACCTTCAAAGACAATTTGCAGCAAAAGGAGGTCTTGTTTTTTTCACCCGGTTTGATAACATGCTAGCGGTGACAAACGGCGTTGATATTGAAGATCACCGCAGGATTCAGAAATCCATTGGTAACAGATACCCTATAACAGTCAGTATGGGTGTTGCAGCAGCAGAAACACCATACGATGCACAGAGCAAGGCAACTGCAGCTCTTCAGAACTATGGAGGGGCTCAGTCCGAGGAAAGAAAGGAAATACTTGCAATAGACAGTCTTGCCAAGAAGGAAGAAAGCTTCGTTCAAATTGCACATATCGATATAAACGGTATTACAGATACCCTAACAGATATAATACCTGCATATGATACTAATTTTATTGTGAATCGTGTTCAGCACTTTTTAATGAAAAAATTGATTGAAAAGGGTTCACTTCTATTCTTCATAGGTGGAGACAACTTCATGTCCCCATGCAACGGACTCACACCTGAGGGTCTTCTCAAGATCATAGAGGAAATTGAGGACGAGATCAACATAACACTTAAAGCCGGTGTTGGAAAAGCACCAAGCGCTGAAAAAGCTGCAAACCTTGCAGATCTTGGACTTGAGGAGATAAGAGGTGGTTTCACCTACAACCTGGTTCATGTTATGAAGGATACGCAGGGATAA